Proteins found in one Sardina pilchardus chromosome 3, fSarPil1.1, whole genome shotgun sequence genomic segment:
- the adgrl1a gene encoding adhesion G protein-coupled receptor L1, with translation MALPTWILCTCIITLTLNIAPSAQALGRSMMPFGLMRRELACEGYPIELRCPGSDVIMIETANYGRTDDKICDADPFQMENVQCYLPDAFKIMSQRCNNRTQCVVVAGADAFPDPCPGTYKYLEIQYECVPYMDQKVFVCPGTLLRVQAASSLQEAEHQSGAWCKDPLQSGDRLYVMPWTPYRTDMLYEYASWDDFRQNRATTTYKLPNRVDGTGFVVYDGAVFYNKERTRNIVKYDLRTRIKSGEAIIANANYHDTSPYRWGGKSDIDLAVDENGLWVIYATESNNGRLVVSQVNPYTLRFDGTWETSFDKRLASNAFMACGVLYAVRSVYQDDDSEAGGDLVLYAYNTNRAREEPVHIPFPNPYQYISSVDYNPRDNQLYVWNNYNVLRYPLQFGPPDPASATTQGSSTAPSRPLSSTSSPATLRPLPPTSHPIGAINMGPNLRPAPTVAPGGPPGTRRPPRPPVQGPEANMCVATVVRGVQWPTTQRGETVDRPCPKGSLGIASYQCLLSPVVWNPRGPDLSNCTSPWVNQVAQKIKSGENAANIAAELVNHTGGRIHAGDVSSSVRLIEQLLDILDAQLQALKPGLKESAARNYGKLQKRERTCRAYIQAVVQTVDNLLRVDALESWRDMNSTEQAHTATMLLDVMEKGAFLLANNMYGNRFADRANNIDLEVHVLNTEMDLQDLSFPQNYTSDSSIQLSASTVKQYSRNGQVKVVFVLYKNLGAFLSTENATVKMELGSGAEGRVLAVNSHVIAASINKESSRVFLTEPVVFTLKHLQLENHYSPNCSFWNYSERSMTGQWSSQGCKLLDTNSSHTTCSCSHLTNFAVLMVQHEPDYPGSMHELLLFVITWVGIVISLVCLAICISTFCLLRGLQTDRNTIHKNLCVNLFIAELLFLIGINKTDYPVACPIFAGLLHFFFLAAFSWMCLEGVQLYLMLVEVFESEYSRKKYYYLCGYCFPALVVGISAAIDYRSYGTKKACWLRVDNYFIWSFIGPVSFIIMLNLVFLMITLHKMVRNSSALKPDSSRLDNIKSWALGAIALLFLLGLTWAFGLLFINENTIIMAYLFTTFNAVQGMFIFIFHCALQKKVHKEYSKCLRHSYCCSRTSTTSSHGSLKNSALRANNRYYSQSRIRRMWNDTVRKQTESSFMAGDINSTPTLNRATMGNHLLTNPVLQTRSGTSPYNTLLAESFTPPSPGVFNSTGTFRDPKSTLAKTRDPCGMETLPLNGNFNNSYSLRSRPGGGSPPPLLNPRGSETLGGIRRNLSDAAAFEKMIISELVHNNLRGGGGGAGMLGLEEDEDYLCGGGGGRQRTPPDVELLYKALEEPLLLQRAQSVLYQSDPDESESYTADNNSGSGAPDSPTRCDSLYTSIANLRGDDSPGYPDSSPEPLEVVPRSAQPPEELYYSSGRPALLGARGAPMQTFYQAGVSSAAVAAATAPRRPSGEGGHGGGPPAAQDAPHGENGDGQMQLVTSL, from the exons TCTTTGTGTGTCCGGGGACTCTGCTGCGTGTCCAGGCGGCCAGCTCTCTGCAGGAGGCGGAGCACCAGTCGGGGGCGTGGTGCAAGGACCCGCTGCAGTCGGGCGACCGCCTCTACGTCATGCCCTGGACGCCGTACCGCACCGACATGCTCTACGAGTACGCCTCGTGGGACGACTTCCGCCAGAACCGGGCCACCACCACCTACAA GTTGCCAAACCGAGTGGACGGTACAGGTTTCGTGGTGTACGACGGTGCCGTGTTCTACAATAAGGAGCGCACGCGCAACATCGTCAAGTACGACCTGCGCACGCGCATCAAGAGCGGCGAGGCCATCATCGCCAACGCCAACTACCACGACACCTCGCCCTACCGCTGGGGCGGCAAGTCCGACATCGACCTGGCCGTGGACGAGAACGGCCTGTGGGTCATCTACGCCACGGAGTCCAACAACGGACGACTGGTGGTCAGCCAG GTGAACCCGTACACGCTGCGCTTCGACGGCACCTGGGAGACGAGCTTCGACAAGCGCCTGGCGTCCAACGCCTTCATGGCGTGCGGCGTGCTCTACGCCGTGCGCTCCGTCTACCAGGACGACGACAGCGAGGCCGGCGGCGACCTGGTCCTGTACGCGTACAACACCAACCGGGCGCGCGAGGAGCCCGTCCACATCCCCTTCCCCAACCCCTACCAGTACATCTCCTCCGTGGACTACAACCCGCGCGACAACCAGCTCTACGTCTGGAACAACTACAACGTGCTGCGCTACCCGCTCCAGTTCGGACCGCCCGACCCCGCCTCCG CCACCACCCAGGGGAGCAGCACCGCCCCCAGccgccccctctcctccacctccagcccGGCCACCCTCCGCCCGCTGCCTCCCACCTCGCACCCCATCGGGGCCATCAACATGGGGCCCAACCTGCGGCCCGCCCCCACCGTGGCCCCCGGAGGCCCCCCGGGCACACGCCGGCCCCCACGGCCCCCGGTCCAGGGCCCCGAGGCCAACATGTGCGTGGCAACGGTGGTGCGCGGCGTCCAGTGGCCCACCACTCAGAGGGGGGAGACCGTGGACCGGCCCTGCCCAAAGGGATCGCTGG GTATCGCCTCCTACCAGTGTCTGCTCTCCCCAGTGGTGTGGAACCCTCGTGGGCCAGACCTCAGCAACTGCACCTCTCCCTGGGTAAACCAGGTGGCCCAaaag ATCAAGAGCGGGGAGAACGCGGCTAACATCGCGGCGGAGCTGGTCAACCACACGGGCGGCCGCATCCACGCCGGCGACGTCAGCTCGTCCGTGCGCCTCATCGAGCAGCTCCTGGACATCCTGGACGCTCAGCTGCAGGCCCTCAAGCCCGGCCTCAAAGAGTCCGCCGCCCGCAACTatggcaag CTGCAGAAGAGAGAGCGGACCTGTCGGGCTTACATCCAG gcgGTGGTGCAGACGGTGGATAACCTGCTGCGTGTGGACGCTCTGGAGTCGTGGCGGGACATGAACAGCACGGAGCAGGCCCACACGGCCACCATGCTGCTGGACGTCATGGAGAAGGGCGCCTTCCTGCTGGCCAACAACATGTATGGCAACCGCTTCGCCGACCGCGCCAACAACATAG atcTGGAGGTGCATGTGCTGAACACAGAGATGGACCTGCAGGACTTGTCCTTCCCTCAGAACTACACCAGTGACAGCAGCATCCAGCTCTCAGCCTCCACCGTCAAACAGTACAGCCGCAACG GCCAGGTGAaggttgtgtttgtgctgtatAAGAACCTGGGAGCCTTCCTGTCGACGGAGAACGCCACGGTCAAGATGGAGCTGGGATCTGGGGCGGAGGGCCGCGTCCTGGCGGTCAACTCGCACGTCATCGCCGCCTCCATCAACAAGGAGTCCAGTCGAGTGTTCCTCACCGAGCCCGTGGTCTTCACCCTCAAGCACCTACAG ctggaGAACCACTACAGTCCAAACTGTTCGTTCTGGAACTACTCGGAGCGCTCCATGACGGGCCAGTGGTCATCCCAGGGCTGCAAGCTCCTGGACACCAACAGCTCACACACCACCTGCTCCTGCAGCCACCTGACCAACTTCGCTGTGCTCATGGTCCAGCACGAACCTGAT TACCCGGGCAGCATGCACGAGCTGCTCCTGTTTGTGATCACGTGGGTGGGCATCGTCATCTCGCTGGTGTGCCTGGCCATCTGCATCTCCACCTTCTGCCTGCTGCGCGGCCTGCAGACCGACCGCAACACCATCCACAAGAACCTCTGCGTCAACCTCTTCATCGCCgagctcctcttcctcatcggCATCAACAAGACCGACTACCCC gtGGCGTGCCCCATCTTTGCGGGGCTGCTGCACTTCTTCTTCCTGGCGGCGTTCTCGTGGATGTGCCTGGAGGGCGTGCAGCTCTACCTGATGCTGGTGGAGGTGTTCGAGAGCGAGTACTCGCGCAAGAAGTACTACTACCTGTGCGGCTACTGCTTCCCCGCCCTCGTGGTGGGCATCTCCGCCGCCATCGACTACCGCAGCTACGGCACCAAGAAAGC GTGCTGGCTGCGGGTGGATAACTACTTCATCTGGAGCTTCATCGGCCCCGTGTCCTTCATCATCATG CTCAACCTGGTGTTCCTCATGATTACGCTGCACAAGATGGTGCGCAATTCCTCCGCCCTCAAGCCTGACTCCAGTCGCCTGGACAACATCAA gTCGTGGGCTCTGGGTGCGATcgctctgctcttcctcctggGCCTCACCTGGGCCTTTGGCCTCCTCTTCATCAACGAGAACACCATCATCATGGCCTACCTGTTCACCACCTTCAACGCCGTCCAGGGCAtgttcatcttcatcttccacTGCGCGCTCCAGAAGAAG GTGCACAAGGAGTACAGCAAGTGTCTCCGTCACTCGTACTGCTGCAGCcgcacctccaccaccagctccCACGGCTCCCTCAAGAACTCAGCACTGAGGGCCAACAACCGCTACTacagccag AGCCGGATCCGGCGCATGTGGAACGACACGGTGCGAAAGCAGACCGAGTCCTCCTTCATGGCTGGAGACATCAACAGCACCCCCACTCTCAACCGCG CCACCATGGGGAACCACCTCCTGACGAACCCAGTGCTGCAGACTCGCTCGGGCACTTCTCCCTACAACACACTCCTCGCCGAGAGCTTCACGCCCCCGTCTCCCGGAGTCTTCAACTCCAccg GGACCTTCCGAGATCCAA agagcacgcTGGCGAAGACTCGAGACCCGTGCGGCATGGAGACGCTGCCGCTCAACGGCAACTTCAACAACAGCTACTCGCTCCGCAGCAGGCCGGGCGGCGGG AgcccgccgccgctgctgaaCCCGCGCGGCTCCGAGACGCTGGGCGGCATCCGGCGCAACCTGTCGGACGCGGCCGCCTTCGAGAAGATGATCATCTCCGAGCTGGTGCACAACAACCTgcggggcggaggaggagga GCGGGCATGCTGGggctggaggaggacgaggactaCCTGTGCGGCGGCGGGGGGGGTCGCCAGCGGACGCCGCCGGACGTGGAGCTGCTCTACAAGGCCCTGGAGGAGCCGCTCCTGCTGCAGCGCGCCCAGTCCGTGCTCTACCAGAGCGACCCGGACGAGTCCGAGAGCTACACGGCCGA CAACAACAGCGGCAGCGGCGCCCCGGACTCGCCGACGCGCTGCGACTCGCTCTACACCAGCATCGCCAACCTGCGCGGCGACGACTCGCCCGGCTACCCGGACAGCAGCCCCGAGCCGCTGGAGGTGGTGCCGCGCTCGGCCCAGCCGCCCGAGGAGCTCTACTACAGCTCGGGCCGGCCGGCGCTGCTCGGGGCCCGCGGCGCGCCCATGCAGACCTTCTACCAGGCGGGCGTCTCCTCGGCGGCGGTCGCCGCGGCGACGGCGCCGAGGCGGCCCAGCGGAGAGGGCGGGCACGGCGGAGGACCGCCGGCGGCGCAGGACGCGCCCCACGGAGAGAACGGAGACGGACAGATGCAGCTGGTCACCAGCCTGTGA